From a single Phaenicophaeus curvirostris isolate KB17595 chromosome 8, BPBGC_Pcur_1.0, whole genome shotgun sequence genomic region:
- the NTMT2 gene encoding N-terminal Xaa-Pro-Lys N-methyltransferase 2 isoform X2: MTLPLPLLKDSSSREHHHSNCPAEQKASAPWHIKQHTWPLSHAGTRQTKNSVGTVCPSSCIRQSVTTSFRVTFICWKTFPWGMGKAGTNRALDCGSGIGRISKHVLLPVFKSVELVDMMENFLAEVPNYLQGKEDRVEMYYCKSLQEFTPAPQRYDVIWIQWVSGYLTDKDLLEFLIRCQSGLKDNGVIILKDNVAREGCILDCLDSSVIRDLNILHSLIEMSGLTILREERQEGFPEQCVPVWMLAMQKGPGHS; the protein is encoded by the exons ATGACGCTGCCTTTGCCTCTCTTGAAGGACAGTTCCTCCAGAGAGCACCACCACAGCAACTGTCCAGCTGAGCAAAAAGCGTCTGCACCATGGCATATAAAGCAGCACACTTGGCCTTTAAGTCACGCTGGCACAAGACAGACGAAGAACTCTGTCGGCACAGTATGTCCTTCGTCCTGCATACGGCAATCCGTAACGACTTCTTTCAGAGTTACCTTTATCTGCTGGAAAACCTTCCCCTGG GGTATGGGGAAAGCTGGCACCAATCGCGCCCTGGACTGCGGCTCTGGGATAGGTCGTATAAGTAAGCACGTTCTGCTACCAGTTTTCAAGAGTGTGGAATTGGTGGATATGATGGAGAATTTCCTGGCTGAGGTCCCAAACTACCTGCAGGGCAAGGAGGACAGAGTAGAGATGTATTATTGCAAAAGCCTCCAGGAATTCACTCCAGCCCCACAAAGATACGATGTCATCTGGATTCAGTGGGTTTCAG GATATCTGACAGATAAAGATCTCCTGGAGTTTCTCATACGGTGCCAGAGTGGCCTCAAGGATAATGGTGTTATCATTCTCAAGGACAATGTAGCCAGGGAGGGCTGTATCTTGGATTGTCTGGACAGCAGTGTGATTCGAGACCTGAACATCCTCCACAGCCTCATTGAAATGAGTGGACTCACCATCCTACgagaggagaggcaggagggatTTCCTGAGCAGTGTGTCCCCGTCTGGATGCTGGCCATGCAGAAAGGCCCTGGCCATTCCTGA
- the NTMT2 gene encoding N-terminal Xaa-Pro-Lys N-methyltransferase 2 isoform X1, with protein MAYKAAHLAFKSRWHKTDEELCRHSMSFVLHTAIRNDFFQSYLYLLENLPLVKLYALTSQVINGEMQFYARAKLFYREVPATEEGMMGDYIELSDTDIESSREFLRKFVGGMGKAGTNRALDCGSGIGRISKHVLLPVFKSVELVDMMENFLAEVPNYLQGKEDRVEMYYCKSLQEFTPAPQRYDVIWIQWVSGYLTDKDLLEFLIRCQSGLKDNGVIILKDNVAREGCILDCLDSSVIRDLNILHSLIEMSGLTILREERQEGFPEQCVPVWMLAMQKGPGHS; from the exons ATGGCATATAAAGCAGCACACTTGGCCTTTAAGTCACGCTGGCACAAGACAGACGAAGAACTCTGTCGGCACAGTATGTCCTTCGTCCTGCATACGGCAATCCGTAACGACTTCTTTCAGAGTTACCTTTATCTGCTGGAAAACCTTCCCCTGG tgaaacttTATGCTTTGACAAGTCAAGTTATCAACGGGGAGATGCAGTTCTACGCCAGGGCCAAACTCTTCTACCGGGAGGTACCAGCCACAGAAGAGGGCATGATGGGAGACTACATTGAGCTCTCCGATACAGACATTGAATCCTCCAGGGAGTTTCTCAGGAAGTTTGTTGGG GGTATGGGGAAAGCTGGCACCAATCGCGCCCTGGACTGCGGCTCTGGGATAGGTCGTATAAGTAAGCACGTTCTGCTACCAGTTTTCAAGAGTGTGGAATTGGTGGATATGATGGAGAATTTCCTGGCTGAGGTCCCAAACTACCTGCAGGGCAAGGAGGACAGAGTAGAGATGTATTATTGCAAAAGCCTCCAGGAATTCACTCCAGCCCCACAAAGATACGATGTCATCTGGATTCAGTGGGTTTCAG GATATCTGACAGATAAAGATCTCCTGGAGTTTCTCATACGGTGCCAGAGTGGCCTCAAGGATAATGGTGTTATCATTCTCAAGGACAATGTAGCCAGGGAGGGCTGTATCTTGGATTGTCTGGACAGCAGTGTGATTCGAGACCTGAACATCCTCCACAGCCTCATTGAAATGAGTGGACTCACCATCCTACgagaggagaggcaggagggatTTCCTGAGCAGTGTGTCCCCGTCTGGATGCTGGCCATGCAGAAAGGCCCTGGCCATTCCTGA